Proteins found in one Acipenser ruthenus chromosome 18, fAciRut3.2 maternal haplotype, whole genome shotgun sequence genomic segment:
- the LOC117407011 gene encoding ankyrin repeat domain-containing protein 9-like, translated as MPWNARAPSSCGRSDYKTEKQCKKTSFAFYQAVRDLLPVWVLEDTRTMEAFHWEEDGRACAYSPSEALLYALVHDHQPYARYLLAKYSGSALDMPSKSFCCRCRCQSGSSAAPHLAMAVRYNRINILKMILKTLKEDFAESDRDGYMNRRGCVHAEGGKTPLHLACDLARPECLVLLLGHAASPYVTDCSGDTPLDTLLQQIRQSELDTLLKRACLSHLTLFMPELRFKMKKQLLDNEGLWQSLVGEQTFQWLSGQSPPSLFMSSMQSLIRTISPEHFPEGLDALPVPDFLKPLDFRLH; from the coding sequence ATGCCTTGGAACGCCAGGGCACCGAGCAGCTGCGGCAGGAGCGACTACAAGACCGAGAAGCAATGCAAAAAAACCTCCTTCGCTTTCTACCAGGCTGTGCGAGACTTGCTGCCGGTGTGGGTCCTGGAGGACACGAGGACTATGGAGGCGTTTCACTGGGAAGAGGACGGGAGGGCATGCGCCTACTCCCCCTCGGAGGCGCTGCTGTACGCCCTGGTCCACGACCACCAGCCGTACGCGCGGTACCTGCTCGCCAAGTACTCGGGAAGCGCCCTGGACATGCCAAGCAAGAGCTTCTGCTGCCGCTGCCGCTGCCAGTCGGGCTCCTCGGCGGCGCCTCACCTCGCCATGGCAGTGCGCTACAACCGCATCAACATACTGAAAATGATTCTAAAAACCCTGAAGGAGGACTTTGCCGAAAGCGACCGGGACGGCTACATGAACCGACGGGGCTGCGTTCACGCAGAAGGAGGCAAAACGCCCCTGCATCTCGCGTGCGACCTGGCCAGACCCGAGTGTTTGGTTCTGTTGCTAGGACACGCCGCGTCTCCATATGTCACGGACTGCAGCGGCGACACCCCCCTGGACACGCTGCTGCAGCAGATCCGCCAGAGCGAGCTCGACACGCTCCTCAAGCGCGCCTGCCTCAGCCACCTGACACTGTTCATGCCGGAGCTCAGGTTCAAAATGAAAAAACAGCTTCTGGACAACGAGGGGCTGTGGCAGAGCTTGGTGGGAGAGCAAACCTTCCAGTGGCTGTCAGGACAGTCCCCTCCCTCCCTGTTTATGAGCTCCATGCAAAGCCTGATCAGGACAATCTCTCCGGAACACTTTCCCGAGGGACTGGATGCGCTGCCGGTGCCAGACTTTCTGAAACCTTTGGACTTCAGGCTGCATTAA